A DNA window from Gaiellales bacterium contains the following coding sequences:
- the mce gene encoding methylmalonyl-CoA epimerase, whose amino-acid sequence MHPQAIHHIGHAVDDLPAAMDVYERLFGGVVEHRETVPAQGVEAVSMRVGDGRIELLRPLGEDTPVGKFLANRGPGMHHIAYLVSDIRASLRGAAAAGAELIDAEPRPGLFGLEVAFIHPGSVAGVLVEYVQYGGDGDGS is encoded by the coding sequence GTGCATCCGCAAGCCATCCATCATATCGGCCATGCCGTGGACGACCTCCCCGCCGCGATGGATGTGTACGAGCGGCTCTTCGGCGGCGTGGTGGAGCATCGCGAGACGGTTCCCGCGCAGGGCGTGGAGGCCGTGTCGATGCGGGTCGGCGACGGCCGGATCGAGCTCCTGCGGCCGCTGGGGGAGGACACGCCGGTCGGCAAGTTCCTCGCCAACCGCGGCCCCGGGATGCACCACATCGCCTACCTCGTCTCGGACATCCGCGCCTCGCTGCGCGGGGCCGCGGCGGCCGGTGCCGAGCTGATCGATGCGGAGCCGCGCCCGGGCCTCTTCGGCCTCGAGGTGGCGTTCATCCATCCCGGCAGCGTGGCCGGGGTCCTGGTCGAGTATGTGCAATATGGAGGAGACGGCGATGGCAGCTGA
- a CDS encoding phosphatase PAP2 family protein, producing MRPYTRAGDYGLLWVAIGLGCGRPVRVAATVWGTLGVNYAVKQAVNRERPADPGADPLVPAPSSSSFPSSHAAMSTAAAIALCKVRPRLAPLWVAMAGAMAWSRAYAGVHHTSDVVAGVAVGAVTGTMAAAV from the coding sequence GTGCGGCCCTACACCCGGGCCGGTGACTACGGGCTGCTCTGGGTCGCGATCGGGCTCGGCTGCGGACGGCCGGTGCGGGTGGCGGCGACCGTGTGGGGGACGCTGGGCGTGAACTACGCGGTCAAGCAGGCGGTCAACCGGGAGCGGCCGGCCGATCCGGGCGCCGACCCGCTCGTCCCGGCGCCGTCGTCGTCCTCGTTCCCGTCGAGCCACGCCGCCATGTCGACGGCGGCCGCGATCGCCCTGTGCAAGGTGCGGCCGCGGCTCGCCCCGCTGTGGGTGGCGATGGCGGGGGCGATGGCCTGGAGCCGGGCCTACGCCGGCGTCCATCACACGAGCGACGTCGTCGCGGGCGTCGCCGTCGGGGCGGTCACCGGCACGATGGCCGCGGCGGTCTGA
- a CDS encoding DUF1385 domain-containing protein, which produces MSAADDKVRLGGMALQNGILVHSFDHWAVAVRDAAGEVKLASGRKPDLPEIVTGTPLLRGVARMFEVAYLLPTIKRRLPEARLPMESPGMGAALAGSAILAQVIRRTRLHPATIEVVTAGAALFPAMMALRGSRIAGYHGAEHKAIGGYEKDGAPVDIAKEHERCGSHMVGPLIAATAVGNVLVSRLPASRRGPARLVASVAAMGAATEAFAWMTRHRDHPLAKAMQRPGYELQRVAATREPSAEELEVAEAALHEVLRLEGAEV; this is translated from the coding sequence ATGAGCGCGGCCGACGACAAGGTGCGCCTCGGCGGGATGGCGCTCCAGAACGGGATCCTCGTCCACAGCTTCGACCACTGGGCGGTGGCCGTCCGCGACGCCGCCGGCGAGGTCAAGCTGGCGTCGGGCCGAAAGCCGGACCTGCCCGAGATCGTGACCGGGACGCCGCTCCTGCGCGGCGTCGCCCGCATGTTCGAGGTCGCCTACCTGCTGCCGACGATCAAGCGCCGGCTGCCGGAGGCGCGCCTGCCGATGGAGTCGCCCGGCATGGGCGCCGCCCTGGCCGGGTCGGCGATCCTGGCCCAGGTGATCCGGCGCACCCGGCTGCACCCGGCCACGATCGAGGTCGTGACGGCGGGCGCCGCGCTGTTCCCGGCGATGATGGCGCTACGCGGCTCGCGCATCGCGGGCTACCACGGCGCCGAGCACAAGGCGATCGGCGGCTACGAGAAGGACGGCGCGCCCGTCGACATCGCCAAGGAGCACGAGCGCTGCGGCTCGCACATGGTGGGGCCGCTGATCGCGGCGACCGCGGTCGGGAACGTGCTCGTCTCGCGGCTGCCGGCGTCGCGCCGCGGGCCCGCCCGCCTCGTGGCGAGCGTCGCCGCGATGGGCGCCGCCACCGAGGCCTTCGCCTGGATGACCCGCCACCGCGACCACCCGCTGGCGAAGGCGATGCAGCGGCCCGGATACGAGCTGCAGCGCGTCGCTGCCACCCGCGAGCCGAGCGCCGAGGAGCTCGAGGTGGCCGAGGCCGCGCTGCACGAGGTGCTGCGGCTGGAGGGCGCCGAGGTGTAG
- the ychF gene encoding redox-regulated ATPase YchF: MAGVEVGLVGLPNSGKSTLFNALAGGGAVVAPHMFSTVETVHGVADVRDPRLEALDAVSSSQSGKVVPATLRVVDIAGLVSGASHGEGLGNQFLGSIRNTDAVLHVLRCFEDDTVAHPAGRIDPLEDAETVEIELVFADLAAIERRAERVGKAAKGGDAAAVAEQSALDGLREWLEAGQPARSCPVEVPASLDLLTAKPELYVANVDEGGDAEQVAAVERFARERGSECIAVNGKIEAELRELPAEDAEAFLADLGIERPALDLVTLAAYRLLDLIPFFTTGPKETRAWTIRRGQNAQQAAGRIHSDLERGFIRAEVIEWDRLVEAGSEAEAKKRGWVRVEGRDYVVADGDTLNIRFNV; the protein is encoded by the coding sequence ATGGCGGGCGTCGAGGTCGGCCTGGTCGGCCTGCCGAACAGCGGCAAATCCACGCTCTTCAATGCCCTGGCCGGCGGCGGTGCGGTGGTCGCGCCGCACATGTTCTCGACCGTCGAGACCGTGCACGGGGTCGCCGATGTCCGCGATCCCCGGCTGGAGGCGCTCGACGCCGTCTCGAGCTCGCAGTCGGGCAAGGTCGTGCCGGCGACGCTCCGGGTGGTCGACATCGCCGGGCTCGTGAGCGGCGCCTCCCACGGCGAGGGGCTCGGCAACCAGTTCCTCGGCAGCATCCGCAACACCGACGCCGTGCTGCACGTGCTGCGCTGCTTCGAGGACGACACGGTCGCGCATCCCGCCGGCCGGATCGATCCGCTCGAGGACGCCGAGACGGTCGAAATCGAGCTCGTGTTCGCCGATCTCGCGGCCATCGAGCGGCGGGCCGAGCGGGTGGGCAAGGCGGCCAAGGGCGGCGACGCCGCGGCCGTCGCCGAGCAATCGGCGCTCGATGGGCTGCGCGAGTGGCTCGAGGCGGGCCAGCCGGCCCGCTCGTGCCCGGTCGAGGTACCGGCGTCGCTCGACCTGCTCACGGCCAAGCCCGAGCTCTACGTCGCCAACGTCGACGAGGGCGGCGATGCCGAGCAGGTGGCGGCGGTCGAGCGCTTCGCCCGGGAGCGCGGCAGCGAGTGCATCGCCGTCAACGGCAAGATCGAGGCGGAGCTGCGCGAGCTGCCGGCGGAGGACGCCGAGGCGTTCCTGGCCGATCTCGGGATCGAGCGGCCGGCGCTCGACCTGGTCACGCTGGCCGCCTACCGCCTGCTCGACCTGATCCCGTTCTTCACGACGGGGCCGAAGGAGACGCGTGCCTGGACGATCCGCCGCGGCCAGAACGCCCAGCAGGCGGCGGGCCGGATCCACTCCGACCTCGAGCGCGGCTTCATCCGGGCCGAGGTGATCGAATGGGACAGGCTGGTCGAGGCCGGTTCCGAGGCCGAGGCGAAGAAGCGCGGCTGGGTGCGGGTCGAGGGCCGCGACTACGTGGTCGCCGACGGCGACACGCTCAACATCCGCTTCAACGTCTGA
- a CDS encoding replication-associated recombination protein A, whose translation MSRDLFSDSADAQLESVAPLAQRLRPHTLDEFVGQSGIVGEDSALRRAIAADRVPSMIFYGPPGSGKTTLARIVASTTQAHFEELSAVQVGVGDVRRVLGEARDRLGGNGRRTILFLDEIHRFNKGQQDALLPAVESGLLTLIGATTENPYFEVNSALLSRCQLFELMPLAAPDLEAIVRRGEATLRVELEPGLRDEVVRAAGGDARSALNILDAAVASAAGGPVTEDHVRDAARKQPLLYDKGGDRHYDTTSAFIKSMRGSDADAALYYMATMITAGEDPKFIARRMIVFASEDVGNADPQALQVAVAAARAVEFVGLPECRINLAQAAVYLARAPKSNAAYVGIDAAMAEVRDHGAQPPPAHLRDASYRGAQKLGRGVGYKYPHDFPGGVVDQQHLPDILAGRKFVPENGV comes from the coding sequence ATGTCCCGCGACCTCTTCTCGGACTCCGCGGACGCCCAGCTGGAGTCGGTGGCGCCGCTGGCGCAGCGGCTGCGGCCGCACACGCTGGACGAGTTCGTCGGCCAGTCCGGCATCGTCGGCGAGGACAGCGCGCTGCGGCGGGCGATCGCGGCCGACCGGGTGCCGTCGATGATCTTCTACGGGCCGCCCGGGAGCGGCAAGACGACGCTCGCGCGGATCGTCGCCTCGACCACCCAGGCCCACTTCGAGGAGCTCTCGGCGGTGCAGGTTGGCGTCGGCGACGTGCGCCGGGTGCTGGGCGAGGCGCGCGACCGGCTGGGCGGGAACGGCCGCCGCACGATCCTCTTCCTGGACGAGATCCACCGCTTCAACAAGGGCCAGCAGGACGCCCTCCTGCCCGCGGTCGAGTCAGGCCTTCTGACGCTGATCGGGGCGACGACAGAGAACCCGTACTTCGAGGTCAACTCGGCGTTGCTCAGCCGCTGCCAGCTCTTCGAGCTCATGCCGCTCGCAGCGCCCGACCTGGAGGCGATCGTGCGCCGGGGCGAGGCGACGCTGCGCGTCGAGCTCGAGCCCGGCCTGCGCGACGAGGTCGTGCGGGCCGCCGGCGGCGATGCCCGAAGCGCGCTGAACATCCTCGACGCGGCGGTCGCGAGCGCGGCCGGCGGCCCCGTCACCGAAGACCACGTCCGCGACGCCGCGCGCAAGCAGCCGCTGCTCTACGACAAGGGCGGCGACCGCCATTACGACACGACCTCCGCATTCATCAAGAGCATGCGCGGCTCCGATGCGGACGCGGCCCTCTACTACATGGCCACGATGATCACGGCCGGCGAGGATCCCAAGTTCATCGCCCGGCGGATGATCGTGTTCGCGTCGGAGGACGTCGGCAACGCCGATCCGCAGGCGCTGCAGGTGGCGGTTGCCGCCGCCCGCGCGGTGGAGTTCGTCGGCCTGCCGGAGTGCCGCATCAACCTGGCCCAGGCGGCGGTCTACCTGGCCCGGGCGCCCAAGTCGAACGCCGCCTACGTCGGCATCGACGCCGCCATGGCCGAGGTGCGCGACCACGGCGCCCAGCCGCCGCCGGCGCACCTGCGCGACGCGAGCTACCGCGGCGCCCAGAAGCTGGGCCGCGGCGTCGGCTACAAGTACCCGCACGACTTCCCCGGCGGCGTGGTCGACCAGCAGCACCTGCCCGACATCCTGGCGGGCCGCAAGTTCGTCCCCGAGAACGGGGTCTGA
- a CDS encoding M20/M25/M40 family metallo-hydrolase produces MLEHDLRAETARLLADLIRIDTTNPPGNETPAAEHLAAYLAESGVEAALRGRVPERANLVARLRGTGDGPSLMLLGHTDVVLADRSEWSVEPFSGLERDGHIWGRGALDMKGQVAAEAVTFATLAREGWSGAGDLIYCAVADEEVGDGWGLPWLTEHHPDLVRADYVVNEGGGERITNGDRVAYRVGIGEKQCSAFAVTTHGRSGHASTPGASDNALLRMIPVLERIDRMVPPTRDLPELRAFLAAIGADGDPQGVLNAARNTNPLLAATIEPMLGATIAPTGMTASSKINVIPGRAQLRVDCRILPGMTQADVEAAVRGALAGLEYEFEFLEHDGGTMSPPDTPLYAAIEEFVPQIEPGASAAPVICSGFTDSHWMREAFGSIAYGFMPTTMDPQLAGTLVHSADERIPLDDLDLAVRCFLHLARAMGEAA; encoded by the coding sequence ATGCTCGAACACGATCTCCGCGCGGAGACGGCCAGGCTGCTGGCCGATCTGATCCGCATCGACACGACCAACCCGCCCGGCAACGAGACGCCCGCCGCCGAACACCTGGCCGCCTACCTGGCCGAGTCCGGCGTCGAGGCGGCCCTGCGGGGCCGCGTCCCCGAGCGGGCCAACCTGGTCGCCCGCCTGCGCGGCACCGGCGACGGCCCTTCGCTGATGCTGCTCGGCCACACCGACGTCGTTCTCGCCGACCGCTCGGAGTGGTCGGTGGAGCCCTTCTCCGGCCTCGAGCGCGACGGCCATATCTGGGGTCGCGGCGCGCTCGACATGAAGGGCCAGGTGGCCGCCGAGGCGGTCACGTTCGCGACGCTCGCCCGCGAGGGCTGGAGCGGCGCCGGCGACCTGATCTACTGCGCCGTGGCCGACGAGGAGGTGGGCGACGGCTGGGGTCTGCCCTGGCTGACCGAGCACCACCCCGACCTCGTCCGGGCCGACTACGTCGTGAACGAGGGCGGCGGCGAGCGGATCACGAACGGCGACCGCGTCGCCTACCGGGTCGGGATCGGCGAGAAGCAGTGCTCCGCGTTCGCGGTGACGACGCACGGGAGGAGCGGCCATGCGTCGACTCCGGGCGCGTCCGACAACGCCCTCCTGAGGATGATCCCGGTGCTCGAGCGGATCGACCGGATGGTGCCGCCGACCCGCGACCTGCCGGAGCTGCGGGCGTTCCTGGCGGCGATTGGCGCCGACGGCGATCCCCAGGGCGTGTTGAACGCGGCCCGCAACACGAACCCGCTGCTCGCGGCCACGATCGAGCCGATGCTCGGCGCCACGATCGCGCCGACCGGCATGACGGCCAGCTCGAAGATCAACGTCATCCCCGGCCGCGCGCAGCTGCGCGTCGACTGCCGAATCCTGCCCGGGATGACGCAGGCCGACGTCGAGGCGGCGGTGCGCGGGGCGCTGGCCGGGCTCGAATACGAGTTCGAGTTTCTCGAGCACGACGGCGGCACGATGTCGCCGCCGGACACGCCGCTCTACGCCGCGATCGAGGAGTTCGTTCCGCAGATCGAGCCGGGCGCGTCGGCCGCGCCGGTGATCTGCTCGGGGTTCACCGACAGCCACTGGATGCGTGAGGCGTTCGGCTCGATCGCCTACGGCTTCATGCCGACGACGATGGATCCGCAGCTGGCCGGGACGCTCGTCCACTCGGCCGACGAGCGCATCCCGCTGGACGACCTCGATCTGGCCGTGCGCTGCTTCCTGCACCTGGCCCGGGCGATGGGGGAGGCGGCATGA
- a CDS encoding SDR family oxidoreductase — MADRVVLITGGSTGIGAATARRAVAGGDKVVLAARRKGALDALAAELGPDNALAVACDVTEWDQVEALATATLERFGRIDVVFANAGFGATRGFLNETPEHWRAMVLTNVLGIAYTIRATLAHLLERGTGHYVLTSSIAGRRSLPGSLYSATKWAVTGIGQSLRGELRETHGNTRIRVTLIEPGGVETPFFDNRGEGRLEADDVAGAVMWALDQPEHVDVSEVLILPTAQGAIPPASQPKP, encoded by the coding sequence ATGGCTGACCGCGTCGTCCTCATCACGGGCGGCTCGACCGGGATCGGCGCGGCCACCGCCCGCCGCGCGGTCGCGGGCGGCGACAAGGTCGTCCTCGCGGCGCGGCGCAAGGGGGCGCTCGACGCACTCGCGGCCGAGCTCGGGCCGGACAACGCCCTCGCCGTCGCCTGCGACGTGACCGAGTGGGACCAGGTCGAGGCCCTCGCGACCGCGACGCTGGAGCGCTTCGGCCGGATCGACGTCGTCTTCGCGAACGCGGGCTTCGGCGCGACCCGCGGCTTCCTCAACGAGACGCCCGAGCACTGGCGGGCAATGGTGCTCACGAACGTGCTCGGCATCGCGTACACGATCCGGGCGACGCTCGCGCACCTGCTCGAGCGCGGCACCGGCCACTACGTCCTGACGAGCTCGATCGCGGGCCGGCGATCGCTGCCCGGGTCGCTCTACTCGGCCACGAAGTGGGCCGTGACGGGCATCGGCCAGAGCCTGCGCGGCGAGCTGCGTGAAACGCACGGGAACACCCGCATCCGGGTGACGCTGATCGAGCCGGGCGGCGTCGAGACGCCGTTCTTCGACAACCGGGGCGAGGGCCGGCTCGAGGCCGACGACGTCGCCGGCGCCGTCATGTGGGCGCTCGACCAGCCCGAGCACGTGGACGTCAGCGAGGTGCTGATCCTGCCCACGGCGCAGGGGGCGATCCCGCCGGCGAGTCAGCCGAAGCCCTGA
- the ftsH gene encoding ATP-dependent zinc metalloprotease FtsH: MDWISERNVHDWLHDAVHGLHLAVGWLHDFLVAWGIFIFLGLLCWLTWKFITMMPNVRPKQLEARADSDVRWEEVAGVEEVRAELEEVVEFLKDPSRFAKLGARVPKGVLLYGPPGTGKTLLAKAVANESEASFYFQSASSFVEMWSGLGAARIRRLFQTARKNQPAIIFIDELDAVGRHRGSGGAGGGSQEHDQTLNQLLVEMDGFHQSDRLVVIGASNQLGALDTALLRPGRFDRHIGVSAPDLHGREQILEVHTRGKPLAEGVRLADVARQTSGLTGADLANICNEAAISAGRAERSEIVQADFDYALERVVAGLQQRKLITDKEKRVIAYHEAGHALVARLMGDAMQLHKVTIVPRGQALGYTLNLPEEDRYLHSTEELRDWLKVILAGRAAEQVVFGRITNGAANDLERATAIARSMVFEWGMGESMPHQQMRADNYALSEETKRMRDAGQRGITDAAYRDALRLVEVHRTYLDRLAQALLATETLERPDIDVLLEGLEPESNSSLDIGVEAALAMQPPPPPE; this comes from the coding sequence GTGGACTGGATCAGCGAGCGCAACGTGCACGACTGGCTGCACGACGCGGTGCACGGGCTGCACCTCGCCGTCGGCTGGCTGCACGACTTCCTGGTCGCCTGGGGCATCTTCATCTTCCTCGGGCTGCTGTGCTGGCTGACCTGGAAGTTCATCACGATGATGCCGAACGTCCGTCCCAAGCAGCTGGAGGCGCGGGCCGACTCGGACGTGCGCTGGGAGGAGGTGGCGGGCGTCGAGGAGGTGCGGGCCGAGCTCGAGGAGGTGGTCGAGTTCCTGAAGGACCCCTCCCGGTTCGCGAAGCTCGGCGCGCGCGTGCCCAAGGGCGTCCTGTTGTACGGCCCGCCGGGCACCGGCAAGACGCTGCTCGCCAAGGCGGTCGCCAACGAGTCCGAGGCGAGCTTCTACTTTCAGAGCGCGTCGTCGTTCGTCGAGATGTGGAGCGGCCTTGGCGCCGCCCGCATCCGCCGCCTCTTCCAGACGGCCCGCAAGAACCAGCCCGCGATCATCTTCATCGACGAGCTCGACGCCGTCGGCCGCCACCGCGGCAGCGGCGGGGCGGGCGGCGGCAGCCAGGAGCACGATCAGACGCTGAACCAGCTGCTGGTCGAGATGGACGGCTTCCACCAGAGCGACCGGCTGGTCGTGATCGGCGCCTCGAACCAGCTCGGCGCGCTCGACACGGCGCTGCTGCGCCCCGGGCGCTTCGACCGCCACATCGGGGTGTCCGCCCCCGACCTGCACGGCCGCGAGCAGATCCTCGAGGTGCACACGCGCGGCAAGCCGCTGGCCGAGGGCGTCCGCCTGGCCGACGTCGCCCGCCAGACGTCGGGCCTGACAGGTGCCGATCTCGCCAACATCTGCAACGAGGCCGCCATCAGCGCCGGCCGCGCCGAGCGCTCGGAGATCGTCCAGGCCGACTTCGACTACGCCCTCGAGCGGGTCGTCGCCGGCCTCCAGCAGCGCAAGCTGATCACCGACAAGGAGAAGCGCGTGATCGCCTACCACGAGGCCGGGCACGCGCTCGTCGCCCGGCTGATGGGCGACGCGATGCAGCTGCACAAGGTGACCATCGTCCCCCGCGGCCAGGCGCTCGGGTACACCCTGAACCTGCCCGAGGAGGACCGCTACCTGCACTCGACCGAGGAGCTGCGCGACTGGCTGAAGGTGATCCTGGCCGGCCGGGCGGCCGAGCAGGTCGTGTTCGGCCGGATCACGAACGGCGCCGCCAACGATCTCGAGCGGGCCACGGCGATCGCCCGCTCGATGGTGTTCGAGTGGGGCATGGGCGAGTCGATGCCGCACCAGCAGATGCGGGCCGACAACTACGCGCTCTCGGAGGAGACGAAGCGCATGCGCGACGCCGGGCAGCGCGGCATCACCGACGCGGCCTACCGCGACGCGCTGCGCCTCGTCGAGGTGCACCGCACCTACCTCGACCGCCTGGCCCAGGCGCTGCTCGCGACCGAGACGCTCGAGCGCCCGGACATCGACGTGCTGCTCGAGGGGCTCGAGCCCGAGTCGAACTCCTCGCTCGACATCGGTGTGGAGGCGGCCCTGGCGATGCAGCCGCCGCCTCCGCCCGAGTAG
- a CDS encoding HD domain-containing protein: protein MAGDTYVADLSEGTLVDAMFAVQRKQRRHTRNGDPFLSMELADRTGRVPGVVWNDVNLLGSRFDQGDTVRVLGRVESYGGRLQIAVRDLEKIEAGDPLDLVPGARRDAETLDGFVEFLAGEVAHAGLRGLLDRFLADARFRERLRSAPAAETHHDYAGGLLEHTVAVATLCREAAQLHPRLNSDILVTAALLHDVGRTETFRPGVTIAVSEQGRLLGHVLAGVRMIDAGAREAGLADDVLLPLLNAVAGHHGPIEGRRLETPEAVALYHANTLDARVGEALSGHG, encoded by the coding sequence ATGGCGGGCGACACCTACGTGGCCGATCTGAGCGAGGGGACGCTCGTCGACGCCATGTTCGCCGTCCAGCGCAAGCAGCGCCGCCATACCCGCAACGGCGACCCGTTCCTCTCGATGGAGCTGGCCGACCGCACCGGACGCGTGCCGGGCGTCGTCTGGAACGACGTGAACCTGCTCGGATCGCGCTTCGACCAGGGCGACACCGTCCGGGTGCTGGGACGGGTGGAGAGCTACGGCGGCCGGCTCCAGATCGCCGTCCGCGACCTGGAGAAGATCGAGGCGGGCGACCCGCTCGACCTCGTGCCCGGCGCCCGCCGCGACGCCGAGACGCTCGACGGCTTCGTCGAGTTCCTGGCCGGCGAGGTCGCCCACGCCGGGCTGCGCGGGCTGCTCGACCGGTTCCTCGCCGACGCCCGCTTCCGCGAGCGGCTGCGCTCCGCGCCGGCCGCCGAGACGCACCACGACTACGCCGGCGGCCTGCTCGAGCACACCGTCGCCGTGGCGACGCTCTGCCGCGAGGCCGCCCAATTGCACCCGCGCCTCAACTCCGACATCCTGGTCACGGCGGCGCTGCTCCACGACGTCGGTCGCACCGAGACCTTCCGGCCCGGCGTCACCATCGCCGTCTCGGAGCAGGGACGGCTGCTCGGGCACGTCCTCGCCGGGGTGCGCATGATCGACGCCGGCGCCCGCGAGGCCGGCCTGGCCGACGACGTGCTCCTGCCGCTCCTGAACGCGGTCGCGGGCCATCACGGCCCGATCGAGGGCCGCCGCCTGGAGACGCCCGAGGCCGTCGCCCTCTACCACGCGAACACGCTCGACGCCCGGGTCGGCGAGGCCCTCTCCGGCCATGGCTGA
- a CDS encoding VOC family protein yields the protein MHALIYADDAEAARTFLRDVLGLDSVDAGGGWLIFALPPAELAVHPTQGNDRRPGEHQLWLMCNDIHQTAADLEARGVELASPIAEERFGLITSINVPGAGEIGLYQPKHASPLQGFG from the coding sequence GTGCACGCGCTGATCTACGCGGACGACGCCGAGGCGGCTCGCACCTTCCTGCGCGACGTGCTCGGCCTCGACTCGGTCGACGCCGGCGGCGGCTGGCTGATCTTCGCCCTTCCGCCGGCGGAGCTCGCCGTCCATCCGACGCAGGGAAACGACCGCCGGCCGGGCGAGCATCAGCTGTGGCTGATGTGCAACGACATCCACCAGACGGCCGCCGACCTCGAGGCGCGCGGCGTCGAGCTGGCCTCGCCGATCGCCGAGGAGCGCTTCGGCCTGATCACGTCGATCAATGTGCCCGGCGCGGGCGAGATCGGCCTGTACCAGCCGAAGCACGCGAGCCCGCTTCAGGGCTTCGGCTGA
- a CDS encoding DUF1015 domain-containing protein: MASEPVTSAALRPLRALRYDPDRVDLAEVVVPPYDVIPPADRDRYAAASEFSAVHLVLPDSPSRAGRLLYEWRQEGILVQDDEPALWWHVQDYIGPDGVEGRRSGFLSAVRLSDYSEGRVRPHEQTHATAKAGRLELMRATSTNLSPVFGLYDDPSSGPREALLPHVSGEPAMQVRDADGTTHSFWKVTDSDAIAAVQEAMADRDIVIADGHHRYETAVAYRDERRVREGDPQGDQPYDFMLMHLVNLEGEGLEIYPTHRVVMGRREVTDEVLHAFAVTELEGPPAQVEEALRQVPADTIAFAVWRGAGRPALLCTLRDRGAVGMAMMGTPAPLRAIDAAVLEAVVLAPLLGLLDPAQFATTESIQYVRDLGAATALVDQGEASAAFLLRAPTVDQVRAVAAAGAVMPQKSTYFFPKLFCGFLFNPLDA, from the coding sequence ATGGCATCGGAGCCCGTGACGAGCGCGGCGCTGCGCCCCTTGCGGGCGCTCCGCTACGACCCCGACCGGGTCGACCTGGCCGAGGTCGTCGTCCCGCCGTACGACGTGATCCCGCCCGCCGACCGCGACCGCTACGCCGCCGCCAGCGAGTTCTCCGCCGTGCACCTGGTGCTGCCGGACTCGCCCAGCCGCGCCGGCCGGCTCCTGTACGAGTGGCGCCAGGAGGGAATCCTCGTCCAGGACGACGAGCCGGCGCTCTGGTGGCACGTCCAGGACTACATCGGCCCCGACGGCGTGGAAGGGAGGCGGTCGGGCTTCCTCTCCGCCGTGCGCCTCTCCGACTATTCCGAGGGCCGGGTTCGCCCGCACGAGCAGACGCACGCCACCGCCAAGGCCGGCCGCCTCGAGCTCATGCGGGCGACGTCGACCAACCTCTCGCCGGTGTTCGGCCTCTACGACGACCCGTCGTCCGGCCCGCGTGAGGCGCTCCTGCCGCACGTCTCCGGCGAGCCGGCGATGCAGGTGCGCGACGCCGACGGCACCACCCACAGCTTCTGGAAGGTCACCGACTCCGATGCGATTGCCGCCGTCCAGGAGGCGATGGCCGACCGCGACATCGTCATCGCCGACGGCCACCACCGCTACGAGACCGCAGTCGCCTACCGCGACGAGCGCCGCGTCCGCGAGGGCGATCCGCAAGGCGACCAACCCTACGACTTCATGCTCATGCACCTCGTGAATCTGGAGGGCGAGGGCCTCGAGATCTATCCCACCCACCGCGTCGTCATGGGCCGGCGCGAGGTCACCGACGAGGTGCTGCACGCGTTCGCCGTGACCGAGCTCGAGGGGCCGCCGGCGCAGGTCGAGGAGGCGCTGCGCCAGGTGCCGGCCGACACGATCGCGTTCGCCGTGTGGCGCGGGGCCGGCCGCCCGGCGCTCCTGTGCACGCTGCGCGATCGCGGTGCCGTGGGCATGGCGATGATGGGAACGCCCGCGCCGCTGCGCGCGATCGACGCCGCCGTGCTCGAGGCGGTCGTCCTCGCGCCGCTCCTGGGCCTGCTCGACCCGGCCCAGTTCGCGACGACCGAGTCGATCCAGTACGTCCGCGACCTCGGCGCCGCGACGGCGCTGGTCGACCAGGGCGAGGCGTCGGCCGCCTTCCTGCTGCGCGCGCCGACCGTCGACCAGGTGCGGGCGGTCGCCGCGGCGGGGGCGGTCATGCCGCAGAAGTCGACGTACTTCTTCCCCAAGCTGTTCTGCGGCTTTCTGTTCAATCCGCTGGACGCGTGA